The genomic interval TTATACAGTAGCAGCTATGCAGTTACGTGCTAGACTGAATTATTTATCCATGATTGTAACTTTAGCACCGCTTCTTGGGCTTTTGGGAACAATTTTTGGAATGATTGATTCTTTTAGTATTTTTAATTTACAGGCAGGTCAACCGTTAGCGATCACTGGCGGCATTGGAGAAGCACTTATTGCAACTGCAACAGGGTTATGCGTAGCGATTTTTGCTCTTTGCGTGCATACCTATTTTTCACAGAGGTTAGATGAACTATTGAGTGATTTAGATCGTACTGTAACGAATGTATTAGCTGGGTTGAAGATAAGAAAAGGGGAAAAAGGCAATGCGGCGTGACTTTAGAATAGCAACGCAGCCGAAAGTCATGATTATTCCAATGATTGATATCATGCTTTTTTTACTTGTGTTTTTTATGGTCAGTACGGTATATATGGTGAACCTAAATGTTTTACCTGTAAATTTACCGACAGCGGCTGCAGCGGAGCGTGAAACCAAACCGAATTTGATTTCAATTACTGTTACTGAAGAGGGAATTGTTCTTTATGATAAAGAGCAAGTACCAACCAATAATTTGGCTGGTCGTATTCAGGAGTCTCTGACTGCGGATACGGAGACGGTTTTTGTTTTGCGCGGTGATCGGAAAACATCCTATGAAGACATTGCAGAGGTGTTGGATGTACTGAAACAGTCCGGTGCACGTCACGTATCTATTGCGACTGAACGAAAGGGGAGGTAGTTCGTTTGCAGTATCCTACACACTGGCGTATGGCTTTTTTTGCAGCCTTTTTCTTTCATTTGGTTGTTTGGCTGACGGGGAGTTTTTTCTTCCGCTACTTTCATGAACCGCCGGTTGCCGATGCGTCTGTACAAGTTTTGGAATGGGAAGATGTTGCAGAGGAAGATAATTCTTTGTTACATAGCCCTATTGCCGCGAATCTTGAAGAAAAGCAGGAAGAGGAACCTGTGCAAGAGCAAAAGCCAGAGGAAATTTTAGAAGAGGAAATAAGTCCGATTATTGCAGAGGAAGATGATATACCGACTGCTAAATTAGAAGAAATGATTGAAGAAATGAAGGTAAATCAGCCGGCTATCGTGATTCGAAAAGCAACGGGAAATGGTGGACAACAAATGGGGAAACCGCCTATTGTACTCGAAAAATTTTATCCAGCGGATGATCTCGTGAAATTTCGTGGCAGGGTAAATATACGGGCTACAATTAGTAAAGAAGGTAAAATTATTGATACGAAAGTAATGGTTACTTCGGGCAAATATAGTGTGGATCAGATTGCGATGTCGGCGGTACGCCGCTGGACGTTTAAACCTGCACTGGATGCAGAAGGAAAGCCGATGGAATGTTTTAGGATGATTTCGATTCCTTTTAATGTTCCGCATAGAAAGTAAATTTTTTTTGACATATGAATGATAATGATGCTCAATATCAAAAGGGTGTGATGAAATGAAAAAGTTTTTAATGTTTTTTGCTATAATTTTATTTTTTTCTAATCTTTCATTAGGGGAGGCTGCACCTAAATGGGATCAGGTTGCAACGCATATTCACCAAGAGATGGAGATTGCTTTAGACCTTTATGAAACAGGAGATCAAGAAGGGGCAAAAAAAGCAATCAATGATATTTATTATGGAATTTATGAAAAAGATGGTTTAGAGACCGCCATTCGTAGGACGGTAGCAACTAAAAATGCAAACCTTACAGAATATGAATTTTACACGGTGAAAAAACTTATGCGTACCGGAGCCCCTTCGAGCGAAGTACGTGCTTCGGCGGATACTCTACTTGGAATGATTGATCGTGATGTACAAGCAATGCAAGGCAAGCATGCAAACCAAGGAGGCTGGGCCTCTTTTTGGACAGCATTTTTGATTCTACTGCGGGAAGGCATCGAAGCAATTTTGGTGCTAGCAGCAATTATTGCTTATTTATATAAATCCGGTAATAAAAAATATCTTGATTCTGTCTATAATGCTTCAATTGCAGCAATTGTTGCAAGTTTTATTACGGCATATGTTTTCAATATGATAACCAACAAATTTGGTGCTGGTGCGAATCAGGAAATTTTAGAGGGTGTTACAGTATTGATTGCTGCGGCTGTACTTTTATCAGTCAGTTTTTGGATGGGCGGAAAAGCGAATGCAAAAGCTTGGGATGCTTATATTCAAGGTATGGTTAAGGAAACAATCAGCAGTGGCAGAGCAAAGGCACTTGGCTTTGCAGCTTTTTTAGCGGTTTACCGTGAAGGTGCAGAAGTTGTTTTGTTTTATCAAGCATTATTTAATAGTGCGGCCGGCGACGTTGAAATGATTTGGTTTGGATTTGCAGTGGCATGTGTTGCGTTGGCGATCATTTTTGCACTTGTTCGTTATGGCACGCTGCGAATTCCATTGCGTCCGTTTTTTATGGGTACGAGTATTTTCATGTATATATTGGCTGTAAGCTTTACTGGCAGTGGCATTGCAGAATTACAGGAAGGAGGAATTATCAGTATGACACTTGTGGAAGGAATACCAGTGCCGAGCATTGATATTTTAGGAATTTATCCAACTTATGAGACTTTAATTGCACAGGTGATTTTATTGGGTGCTGCTGCTGTAAGTATTGTTTGCTATAGAAGAAAACAGAGTGAGAAAATACAAGGCTCTGTGTAATTAGAAAATAAAAAGGAGTTGTTATTTGATGAATAAGTTGAAAATGTTATTTGGTGTTTGTGCCGCAGTTGTTACTTTCTTTTCTTTTAATGGAGGTGCTTCAGCAGCTGGTTTCCAAGAGTATCCAATCGGAGATGAACAAGAAGCGGTAAACGAACATTTTAAAGTTGCTCTTGTGTATTTCCAACCAATTGCAATGGAGCCAGCAGGTATGATGCTTGATCCAGATAAAGCAGATATTCATTTAGAAACAGATATTCATGCGACGGAAGGAAATGACACAGGCTTTGGTGTAGGTGAATGGATTCCTTACCTTACTGTACATTATAAACTTACAAAACAAGAAACGGGAGAATCCGTTGAAGGTACATTTATGCCAATGAGTGCAGATGATGGTCCGCATTATGGCGCAAATCTTAAAATGTTAGGTGCAGGCACTTATAATTGTGAATTTACATTTGAAAGTCCAGAACGTATGCATTATGGATTGCATGTGGACAAAGAAACCGGTGTAGAAGGACGTTTCTGGAAAAAACCAGTTGTTATGAATTGGACATTTAATTATGTTCCTAGACAATGGTAAGTAAAAATTAAATTTAAAGGTTCCTGTCCGATTGAGGTTATCTTTACCGGGCAGGAATTTTTATATTGAGAGGAATAGCCTATGATACAGACTTTTTTACAACAATTTATTCCGGTAATGGAACAAGGGGTTGCATTGGTTGTTCCATTGGGAATTTTACTGGCAATTCTTTTACGGGTGAAGTTAGACTCTTATAAAAAAGTTTTTTGGCGCGCTATCTTTTGGGGTTTTTGGGGCTCGGTTTTTATCATTGCAGCAAAGGTTGGTACGCGTAACGCAGTAAGTCGTGAAGTATTTGAAGGTATTGCGAGTGTGATTGCGATACTTGGCGAATTGAGTTTATTAGCACTTTTTTTTCGTAAGAATCAAGAGAAGAATGAAATCGTGGAGAAAAAGCTTACGAGTGCTATTTTTGCCACGGTTCTAGCACTTTGTTTATATCATGGTATGGAGATCTGGCTGCTACCGGTTAACATTGTAATTACTGCAGTAGGTGATTATTTTACGCTGACAGTACTGGTGAAATCATTGGGGGTAATTACAGGTTTAGGTTTTGCAATTCTTAGTGGATATTTGGTGCATAAGGCAGCTGCAGCGCTTTATTATCGTCGGTTACTCTTTGTATTTACTGTACAAATTTTGGCGATATTTTTGCAGCAGAGCATTTTTATTATACAAATTTTAATGGCAAGACACTTTTTGCCTGGCGGTGCATTGATGAGAATTATGGCACCGTTGATCGATCATCAATCCTGGTTTATTTTTATTGTGTTTTTTGTTACCTTGCTGGTACCGATTACTTTATTTCTGCAAAAAAAACCAGAGCGTCCAGAAGGGGCAAATCCTGCACAATATCGAAAGATTCTTATTCATGCACGGCACAAGTTACGTTGGGGCACAGCAGTTGTGATTTGTTTAGTTTGTATGGTGTCTCTTTCGAGCGTAGTAAGTTATTACGCGAACAAAGGGGAGGAACTGGTTCCTGCAATTCCTGTAAATTCTGTTGATGGAAAAGTAAATATCCCATTAGAACAGGTACGGGATGGACATTTACATCGTTATGTTTATAAAGCGGCAGGTGGAGAAATGGTGCGCTTTATTATTATTCAAAAAGGCGGCTCTTCTTATGGCGTAGGCTTGGATGCATGTGAAATCTGCGGACCTACCGGGTATTACGAAAAAGATGGGCAGGTCATTTGTAAATTATGTGAAGTTATGATGAATAAGGCCACGATTGGTATGCGTGGTGGATGTAATCCGGTTCCGCTTGAATATAAAGTAGAGAATGGGCAAGTGAGTATCGCACAGACGAATCTTGAACAAGAGAGAAAACGTTTTAAATAGAAAACGGGAAGAGAGGAGTGAAAAGATTTGTTTTGGCAGATGGTGAAGGGAGCTGTAGTAAGACAGGGGCGGCGGCTTTTGTTAGTTGCGCTTACTGTTGCACTTGGGGTATCACTGGCTACAGCGATGCTGAATGTTATGTTCGATGTTGGTGATAAAGTAAATCAGGAGCTAAAAGCGTATGGTGCAAATATCACAGTAACACCAAAGAATTCTTCCGTATTGAAGGATGTTTATGGTGTGGACACGCTGCATAAAGAATATCTAGAGGAAAGCGATCTTGGAAAAATTAAGACTATTTTTTGGACGAATAATATTGTTGCATTTGCACCACAGCTTAGTACTTCTTTAGAGCTGCAAGATGGACGGAAAGTGAAGATCAACGGAACTTGGTTTGATCATGAAATGTTATTGCCGACTGGGGAGTATTTTTCAACGGGTGAAAAATATCTAAAATCATGGTGGCAGATCGAAGGCGAATGGCCGGATGATCAGCAGCGTGATCTAGTTATGGTTGGGAAAAAATTAGCGAATGATCTTGGTATACATGTAGGGGATGAAGTTTTTTATAAAGCGGAAAATGACCAAATGGAAAGTTTTCGTGTCTCTGGAATCGTGAGTGGAGGCGGTAGTGAAGAAAGTGAAATTTTCGCACCGTTGGCTTTGGTTCAAACACTTACTGGGCAGTCCGGCAAAGTTGAGCAAATTGAGGTTAGTGCAATTACTACGCCAGAAAATGAACTTGCACGCAGGGCGGCTGAGAACCCTAAAAATCTATCGATGAAAGAGTATGAAATTTGGTATTGTACTGCCTATGTAAGTTCCATTGCATTCCAGATTGAAGAAGTTATTCACAATTCGGCTGCTTATCCAGTTCGGCAGATTGCTGAATCGGAGGGGAAAATTTTAGATAAGACACAAATGCTGATGTTATTGATTACTGGGCTGAGCCTTTTAAGTGCAGCGCTTGGGGTGTCAAATCTTGTAAGTGCAAATATCATGGAAAGAAGCCGTGAGCTTGGTTTATTAAAAGCTTTAGGCGCGACAAATTTAGCGGTCGTCATATTAGTATTGACAGAAATTTTTCTTGCCGGATCTGTTGGTGGAATACTGGGATACTTTTTAGGGCTTGGATTTGCGCAGATTATCGGGCATACAGTCTTTGGTGCAAGTATTGCAATTCATCTAGCCGTGATTCCTATCATTGCAGCATTGATGATACTTGTGCTATTAATCGGAAGTTTACCGGCGATTCGGATGCTGTTATCATTGCGTCCAGCAATTGTCCTTCATGGCAGGTGATAAAAAAATGATAAAAAAATATAAAATGTATTTTATTATGGTCATCAATGCATTGCTCAGACGAAGGACACGTATGTTGATTGCGTTGCTTGCAGTAGCAGTGGGGGCGACCATTATTTCTGGAATGATTACAGTTTATAACGAGGTTCCGCAACA from Massilibacillus massiliensis carries:
- a CDS encoding energy transducer TonB, with the protein product MQYPTHWRMAFFAAFFFHLVVWLTGSFFFRYFHEPPVADASVQVLEWEDVAEEDNSLLHSPIAANLEEKQEEEPVQEQKPEEILEEEISPIIAEEDDIPTAKLEEMIEEMKVNQPAIVIRKATGNGGQQMGKPPIVLEKFYPADDLVKFRGRVNIRATISKEGKIIDTKVMVTSGKYSVDQIAMSAVRRWTFKPALDAEGKPMECFRMISIPFNVPHRK
- a CDS encoding iron transporter, with the translated sequence MLFGVCAAVVTFFSFNGGASAAGFQEYPIGDEQEAVNEHFKVALVYFQPIAMEPAGMMLDPDKADIHLETDIHATEGNDTGFGVGEWIPYLTVHYKLTKQETGESVEGTFMPMSADDGPHYGANLKMLGAGTYNCEFTFESPERMHYGLHVDKETGVEGRFWKKPVVMNWTFNYVPRQW
- a CDS encoding ExbD/TolR family protein: MRRDFRIATQPKVMIIPMIDIMLFLLVFFMVSTVYMVNLNVLPVNLPTAAAAERETKPNLISITVTEEGIVLYDKEQVPTNNLAGRIQESLTADTETVFVLRGDRKTSYEDIAEVLDVLKQSGARHVSIATERKGR
- a CDS encoding Fe-S-containing protein; the protein is MIQTFLQQFIPVMEQGVALVVPLGILLAILLRVKLDSYKKVFWRAIFWGFWGSVFIIAAKVGTRNAVSREVFEGIASVIAILGELSLLALFFRKNQEKNEIVEKKLTSAIFATVLALCLYHGMEIWLLPVNIVITAVGDYFTLTVLVKSLGVITGLGFAILSGYLVHKAAAALYYRRLLFVFTVQILAIFLQQSIFIIQILMARHFLPGGALMRIMAPLIDHQSWFIFIVFFVTLLVPITLFLQKKPERPEGANPAQYRKILIHARHKLRWGTAVVICLVCMVSLSSVVSYYANKGEELVPAIPVNSVDGKVNIPLEQVRDGHLHRYVYKAAGGEMVRFIIIQKGGSSYGVGLDACEICGPTGYYEKDGQVICKLCEVMMNKATIGMRGGCNPVPLEYKVENGQVSIAQTNLEQERKRFK
- a CDS encoding FTR1 family iron permease, with product MKKFLMFFAIILFFSNLSLGEAAPKWDQVATHIHQEMEIALDLYETGDQEGAKKAINDIYYGIYEKDGLETAIRRTVATKNANLTEYEFYTVKKLMRTGAPSSEVRASADTLLGMIDRDVQAMQGKHANQGGWASFWTAFLILLREGIEAILVLAAIIAYLYKSGNKKYLDSVYNASIAAIVASFITAYVFNMITNKFGAGANQEILEGVTVLIAAAVLLSVSFWMGGKANAKAWDAYIQGMVKETISSGRAKALGFAAFLAVYREGAEVVLFYQALFNSAAGDVEMIWFGFAVACVALAIIFALVRYGTLRIPLRPFFMGTSIFMYILAVSFTGSGIAELQEGGIISMTLVEGIPVPSIDILGIYPTYETLIAQVILLGAAAVSIVCYRRKQSEKIQGSV
- a CDS encoding ABC transporter permease; translated protein: MFWQMVKGAVVRQGRRLLLVALTVALGVSLATAMLNVMFDVGDKVNQELKAYGANITVTPKNSSVLKDVYGVDTLHKEYLEESDLGKIKTIFWTNNIVAFAPQLSTSLELQDGRKVKINGTWFDHEMLLPTGEYFSTGEKYLKSWWQIEGEWPDDQQRDLVMVGKKLANDLGIHVGDEVFYKAENDQMESFRVSGIVSGGGSEESEIFAPLALVQTLTGQSGKVEQIEVSAITTPENELARRAAENPKNLSMKEYEIWYCTAYVSSIAFQIEEVIHNSAAYPVRQIAESEGKILDKTQMLMLLITGLSLLSAALGVSNLVSANIMERSRELGLLKALGATNLAVVILVLTEIFLAGSVGGILGYFLGLGFAQIIGHTVFGASIAIHLAVIPIIAALMILVLLIGSLPAIRMLLSLRPAIVLHGR
- a CDS encoding MotA/TolQ/ExbB proton channel family protein: MYLLLLCSLSIAAIAIDRFLFYRQAGKGIRSFLESLPSLLGQNSKEKAKELCEQEKNAAGFLANAGIKAACENRDVALALDDAYTVAAMQLRARLNYLSMIVTLAPLLGLLGTIFGMIDSFSIFNLQAGQPLAITGGIGEALIATATGLCVAIFALCVHTYFSQRLDELLSDLDRTVTNVLAGLKIRKGEKGNAA